The genomic region AGAGCTTCGAGGCATCTGCTCCCTGCGGCTCTCTGGTTCCCGCCAGTCGTATCGGCCATCCCGACCAGGGGAGAGTCGCCCTGGCGGTCAATGGCCAGACGCGCCAGGAAGGCGATCTCAACCAGATGCTCTGGAAAGTACCGGAAATGATCTCGATCCTTTCGCGCTACTTCACGCTCCAGCCCGGCGACGTGATCATGAGCGGCACCCCCTCGGGCGTCGGCGCCGTCGAGCGCGGCGACACTATCGTCGCCAGCATCGATAGCGTTGGCGAGATCACCGTAAAGGTCGTCTGATCTCCCTTCCCGGCGGAGCGCCCCACGTGCTCCGCCTCTTTCCCTCAAGGTTCAACATCCATGTTCGACGTCGACCCCGGCCAAGCACTGTTCCTGCTCGGCATCCTGATCGCGACCGGCGCTGTTGCCGGCATCGTCTCCGGCCTGCTCGGCGTGGGCGGCGGCATTGTCATCGTGCCGGTGCTGTTTTTCGTATTCCTGGCGCTCGACATATCCGAAGCGGTGCGCATGCACGTAGCTGTGGGCACCTCCCTTGCCACCATCATCTTCACCGGCTTTATCTCGGCCCGTTCCCATTGGAAGCGCGGCAGCGTCGATACCGCATTGCTCAAAAGCTGGGGGCCCTGGATCGCATTGGGCGTGGTTTTGGGAACCGTGGTCGGTGGCAACGTCTCGGGCGCCGTGCTCACACTGGTCTTTGCGGTGATCGCGGCGCTGGTCGCCATCAACATGGCGTTCAAACCCGCCGACAATGTCGCCCCCAGGCCGATGCCAAAGACGCCGCTCAAGCAGTTCCTTTCGATGGTCATCGGGCTGATCTCGGTAATGATGGGGATCGGCGGCGGCACGCTCGCGGTGCCCATCCTCTCGTTTTTCACCTATCCCATCCGCCTCGCCGTCGGCACGGCCGCCGCGATCGGGCTGATCATCGCCATTCCCGGCACCATCGGCTATGCCCTGTTCGGCCTGGGCGCCGAGAACTTGCCGCCCTTTTCGCTGGGCTATGTCAATCTCGCCGGCCTCATCGCCATCATTCCCACCTCGATGCTCACCGCCCCGCTCGGCGTGAGGATCGCTCATTCCATTCCTCAACTCGCCCTGCGCTGGTGCTTCGCCGCCTTCCTCGCCATCACCTCGATACGGATGATCACCAGCATCTGGTAGGGCAATGACTGGCTGCTAGTGCCGCATCTGCCGCGCTGCCTGCACAATAGGCGCGACCGCATCATGCAGGCCGTCGGGCGTATCACCAGTGACCACGACGCCCAGCAACGCGCCCGCGATACCAGCCTCTCTGAGCCGAGCCGTATCCCCGGGCACGAAGCGCTTTTGGCTCGGGGCGATAACTGGGGCGGCGCTCTTTTGCGCAATGGCACGGTAGGCATCGAGATCGGCTTCATCGAGCGGGGTGCCATAGGCGGAAAAGGGCACGATTGACGCTTCGATGATCGCGCCGGGCAGCGCATTCATCTCTGCCAGATCCGCCTCCGTGCTCGTGTCGGCCATGGCCGGCATCGGCCGCAGCCGGCAAGCGAGAAGATGCGGTTGCATATGCGCGAAATAGACGTTGAAGCCCTCAAACCCCAAATCGGCGAGCGCCTCCATTTCCCCCGCGCTCGGCACAGTTTCCTGTCCGGCCATCACCAGCAGCGGCAGACCGAGACTTGCCACCGCTTCAATGAACGGCCGCTCCTCCTCGAACGAGCCAAAGGTCGTTCCCGAGGCGCGATGATAGGCGTTAAGGTGCAGCTTGAGCGCATCTGCCCCCGCATCCCGCGCCGCCTCGGCCAGCGCCATGTCGTGACGCGGCAAAGAGACGGCTATGGGAAACGCTCCGCTCTTGAGAGCGGCATGGAAATGGTCGGTCATCGCAAAGCTTTCAGTTGATGCGAGCGCCGGTTTCGGCATCGAACAGATGGACCAGCGGAACCTCAGGGACCACGAAGATCGTCTCGCCGGGCAGAGCAGCCACGCGTTCGCGGAACACGCCGATCACCTGAGCCGTGCCGAGCTTCATGGTCACCTGGGTTTCCGACCCCATCGGCTCGACCACCAGCACTTCGGCAGCCAGCCCATCGGACGAAAGCACGAAATGTTCGGGCCGGATGCCATAAATTGCGTCGCCTCGAGCCGCCACCGGGGCGGGCAGCGGCAGGACGATGCCGTCGGCGGCAAAACCGTCCGGACCGATCGAGCCCGGGATGAAATTCATGGCCGGCGAACCGATAAACCCCGCAACGAACTGGTTGGCCGGCCGATCGTAAAGCTCGAGCGGCGCACCGACCTGTTCGATCCGGCCGCCATTGAGCACCACGATCTTGTCGGCCATGGTCATGGCCTCGACCTGGTCGTGCGTCACGTAAACCGTCGTGGTTTTCAGCCGCTGATGCAGCGCCTTGATCTCGCCGCGCATCACCACGCGCAGCTTGGCATCGAGATTGGAAAGCGGTTCGTCGAACAAAAACACCAGCGGATTGCGCACGATGGCCCGTCCCATGGCGACGCGTTGGCGCTGACCGCCCGAAAGCTGACGCGGATAACGCTCAAGATAATCGCCAAGCCCCAGGATACCTGCTGCCCATTGCACCCGCTCGGCAATCTCGGCTTTGGACGTGCCCCGGTGTTCGAGCGAGAAGCCCATATTGGCCGCAACGGTCATATGCGGATAAAGCGCGTAATTCTGGAAGACCATGGCGATATCGCGCTGCTTGGGCTCGAGATCGTTGACCACGGTGTGGCCGATCTCGATCGTGCCGCCACTGATCGTTTCCAGCCCTGCGAGCATGCGCAGCAGTGTCGATTTCCCACAGCCCGAGGGGCCGACAAGAACGACGAACTCGCCATCGGCGATGGAAACGTCCACCCCGTGGATCACTTCGGCCTTGCCGTAGGATTTTCTGACGTCGGAAAGTGTAACGGAAGCCATGGGTCAACCCTTGAGACCGGTATGAGCCAGCCCCTCAACGAACTGGCGCTGGGCGATGATGAAAACGATGAGCACGGGGATGGCGGTCATTGTGGCCGCCGCAAGCTGGATGTTCCACATTGCCCCGCCATAGGCGTCGGTGAACTGGGTCAGCGCCTGGGGAAGCGTGAATAATTCGGGTGAAGACAGGAACACGATCGGCTCGAGATAGAGATTCCATGAATGGAGGAAGGTGAAGATCGCCACCGCCCCCAGCGCCGGCCGCGCCAGCGGCAACGCGATGGTCCAGAAGATCTTGAACCGTCCCAGCCCATCGACCCGCGCCGCTTCCTCGAGTTCCTTTGGCAGCGCGATAAAGAACTGACGCATGACGAAAGTCGCGAACACCGAGGGCGCCCCGAAGATCGGCACCAGGATCAGCGGCCAATGAGTGTTGATCATGTCCCAGCCCAGAAACATCTGGAACAGCGGCACGATGGTGACCTCGGCAGGGATCAAGAGACCGAGCAGCACCACCATGAACAGGGTATTGGCGAAGGGAAAGCGGATGCGCGCGAAAGCGTAGCCCGCCATCGAGGAGAACAGCATCGTCCCTGCCGTCACCAGCGCCGCGATATAGGCCGAGTTCCAGTACTGCTGCGCAAATGGCTGCAGCTCGAACACCTGCGCATAGGTCGAAAGATCGACCCGCCGGGGTACGATTTCAGGCGGAAAGGCAAAAATGTCCGAGATCGGCTTGACCGAAGAGGTGACCATCCACCAGGTCGGAAAGACGAAGGGGATGAGCAGTACCGTCATCAGTCCGTAGACCACGACCTTCATCGCCGGCGAGAGATCAGTTTTCATAGAAGACGAGCCTCCGGCGCATCTGCCATTGGGCGAAGGTCAGAGCCGCGACGATCAGGAACAACAGAATCGAGAGCGTCGCGCCATAGCCGAATTTGTGGAACTGGAAGGCCTGCTGGTAGAGGTAATAGACGAGCACCGTCGTCGACATTCCCGGCCCGCCCTGGGTAAGAACCGCGATCTGGGCGAAGACCTGGAGCGATCCCACGATGGTGATGATCGAAGTCAGCAGAATGGTCGGGCTGATCATCGGCATGGTGATGCGTGTGAACTGCGCCCATGCCGGCGTTCCATCGACCCGCGCCGCCTCGTAAAGTTCCCGCGGCACGCCCTGCAGCGCGGCGAGAAAAAGGATCATGTTGAGCCCCACATTCTTGAACACCTGTACGACGATCACCGAAATCATCGCCGTGGTCGGTTCCCGCAGCCAATTCGGCCCCTCGACTCCGAACAGCGCCAGAATGGCGTTGATGCCGCCATTGTTCTGAAGCAGAAAGCTCCACACGATGGTCCAGGCGACGAGCGAGACGACGACCGGCGAGAAAAACAGTGTCCGGTAAACCGTGATGCCCTTGAGCTTCTGGTCCAAAAGCACTGCCAGCAGCAGCGCCAGCGACATGTTGAAGACGACGAGGCCCACCGAAAACAGTACGGTGGCACCGAGCACCTGCGGCAGGCCGGGATCGCTCAACAGCGCCTGGTAATTGCCCAGGCCCTGGAACCGGAACGTTTGCGCCAAAACGTTCCATTCGTGCAGCGAGTACCAGAACACCAGCCCCAGCGGGATCAAAACGAAGGTGATGATCCCGATCAGTTGCGGAGCGATGAACAGATAGCCGGCCAGAGCGTCGCGGCGCTCCATCGTCCAGAAGTGCCGCTTGCGCGTCTTGCCGGTTGATGATGATTGTGCCGCGACGGTCATTGGCGTGTTCCCGACAACCAGATCAGAGCATCGGTGCGATGCGGTTGCAGACCGAGGTCAGCACCGCCTGAACATCGGCGTCCGCGGTCCAGAGCGCATCGAGTTCGGCTCGCACCACCTGCTGGATTTCGGCAAAGCCTTCATGCCCCGGCAGAACCTGGCCGTTCGCAATGCCTGCAATCACGACGCTTTCGATCTGCTCTGGCGAGA from Pelagibacterium sp. 26DY04 harbors:
- a CDS encoding sulfite exporter TauE/SafE family protein yields the protein MFDVDPGQALFLLGILIATGAVAGIVSGLLGVGGGIVIVPVLFFVFLALDISEAVRMHVAVGTSLATIIFTGFISARSHWKRGSVDTALLKSWGPWIALGVVLGTVVGGNVSGAVLTLVFAVIAALVAINMAFKPADNVAPRPMPKTPLKQFLSMVIGLISVMMGIGGGTLAVPILSFFTYPIRLAVGTAAAIGLIIAIPGTIGYALFGLGAENLPPFSLGYVNLAGLIAIIPTSMLTAPLGVRIAHSIPQLALRWCFAAFLAITSIRMITSIW
- a CDS encoding carbohydrate ABC transporter permease; protein product: MKTDLSPAMKVVVYGLMTVLLIPFVFPTWWMVTSSVKPISDIFAFPPEIVPRRVDLSTYAQVFELQPFAQQYWNSAYIAALVTAGTMLFSSMAGYAFARIRFPFANTLFMVVLLGLLIPAEVTIVPLFQMFLGWDMINTHWPLILVPIFGAPSVFATFVMRQFFIALPKELEEAARVDGLGRFKIFWTIALPLARPALGAVAIFTFLHSWNLYLEPIVFLSSPELFTLPQALTQFTDAYGGAMWNIQLAAATMTAIPVLIVFIIAQRQFVEGLAHTGLKG
- a CDS encoding sn-glycerol-3-phosphate ABC transporter ATP-binding protein UgpC; the encoded protein is MASVTLSDVRKSYGKAEVIHGVDVSIADGEFVVLVGPSGCGKSTLLRMLAGLETISGGTIEIGHTVVNDLEPKQRDIAMVFQNYALYPHMTVAANMGFSLEHRGTSKAEIAERVQWAAGILGLGDYLERYPRQLSGGQRQRVAMGRAIVRNPLVFLFDEPLSNLDAKLRVVMRGEIKALHQRLKTTTVYVTHDQVEAMTMADKIVVLNGGRIEQVGAPLELYDRPANQFVAGFIGSPAMNFIPGSIGPDGFAADGIVLPLPAPVAARGDAIYGIRPEHFVLSSDGLAAEVLVVEPMGSETQVTMKLGTAQVIGVFRERVAALPGETIFVVPEVPLVHLFDAETGARIN
- a CDS encoding sugar ABC transporter permease, whose protein sequence is MTVAAQSSSTGKTRKRHFWTMERRDALAGYLFIAPQLIGIITFVLIPLGLVFWYSLHEWNVLAQTFRFQGLGNYQALLSDPGLPQVLGATVLFSVGLVVFNMSLALLLAVLLDQKLKGITVYRTLFFSPVVVSLVAWTIVWSFLLQNNGGINAILALFGVEGPNWLREPTTAMISVIVVQVFKNVGLNMILFLAALQGVPRELYEAARVDGTPAWAQFTRITMPMISPTILLTSIITIVGSLQVFAQIAVLTQGGPGMSTTVLVYYLYQQAFQFHKFGYGATLSILLFLIVAALTFAQWQMRRRLVFYEN